In Flavobacterium sp. GSB-24, the genomic window TATGAAACAAAAAAGGATTTCTTAACAAATTTAGGAGGTTTTGTAGGATAATATAAAAATATCGGCTTGAAATGAGATATTTACAATTGGTTTTTTTAAGGCTCTGAGATTCTGAGGTGCTAAGGTTCTAAGTTTTTTTATATTTAAATAGTATTTCGAAGATGATTTACCAGCAAAATTCGGTTTATTTGTCATTTCGACGAAGGAGAAATCTCCGCAAGTAAATCCGTAATCAAAAGCGCCAATCTTTGTAGAGTTTTCTAACGGAGATTTCTCCTTCGTCGAAATGACAAGATTGCGATTATGCAAACAATCCCGAAACCGGCTTATTAGCAATCCCAATTTTAGAATAATCGAAATTCATTTTTTCTTTTAATAAAGAAGCATAAACACTTCTAAAATCTATTTCGTGTTTTAAATCGCCATTGTCTAAGTCGGCTAAATTTGGATTTTTTCCTAAAATCGTTCCTTTATTATTTCCTCCAATAATAAACATTGGCGCTGCAGTTCCGTGATCCGTTCCGTTTCCGTTGTCTTTTACACGTCGCCCAAATTCAGAAAAAACTACAACGGTGACATTCTGCAATAACTGCGCTTCTTTTAGATCTGAATAAAAACTATAGATCGAATCGTTTAAATCTGTCAATTTTCGTTCGTGAATTGAAAGCTGATTATCATGCGTATCAAATCCGTTAAGTGAAGTGTAATATACTTTTGAATTTAAGTTTCCTTTTATTAGTCTTGCAATCCATTCCAGGTTTTTAGATAATTCTGTTTTAGGATAACTGATTTCCGTTTTAGATTTTGCTAAAGCTTTCTGGATTTCATCTGAACCTTCGGTAACAGAATTAGCAATTTTTCGAACAAAATCTAAATGCGGATTTTTAGACAAAGTCACATTTTCTTCTTTAGATTTCACTTTAAATCGATCTGGATCTTTCACCGTTATAAAATTAGGCTCTACTCCTTTTAAAGCTAAATTATCAATCGAATCTAAATTTATTCCCGCAGTCGCCTGATGGCCGTTGCATTGCAGATCTAAAAATCTTCCCAACCAGCCTTCATTTATATATTTATTAGAATCTGTCGCAGTCTGCCAGATTTCCTGACTTCTAAAATGCGAACGAATAGGTTCTGGATAACCGACATTCTGAATTACAGTTAAATCTCCATTTTGCTGCATTTGAGCAAAATTTCTTAGCGACGGATGAAAAGCCATTCCGTTATTTTTTCCCACAACTGCATCTTTATTCAATGCAATTTTTGTTCTCAGCTCATAATACAATGGATCATCATACGGAATAAAAGTATTCAAACCGTCATTTCCGCCATTCAACTGCACAAAAACAATACATTGCTCACCAATTACTAAATTGGGCTGCGAACCAAAAGCATGTAAAAAACTAGGAAGTACAAGCATCCCGCCTGTAAATGTTCCTGTTAACGTTAGAAAATTTCTTCTATTCATGATTCTTATTTTCTAGATTAATTGATATTCAGGCAGTTTTGTGATATAATTAAAAACTCTGACCACAGCAAAATCGGCATGAGGATCTTTTGGATCGAAATCATATTTCAAAAGATTCTCCATGTCTTTTTGAGCCGAATTGCTGACAGAAAACAACAATCTTTCTGACAATTCAGAGATAATGGTTTTGTTATTTCCATCCGAATCAAAAACTACTTTTACCGCAGTTTTTTCATATTCTGATTTTTCTTTTTCGACGCCGTTTACCATAGTTTTTAAAACCTTTCTGTTTAGGCTTTTGCCACTGCATAATAAATCGGATGTATTGTTTCTTTGGAGATAAATCTGCGAAGTCAGCCATGAATTTCCGCCATCCCAGCCTTTTACATTGATCTGATTATACAAATCCATTCCCTGCTGTTTTATAAATGCCATAATTGCGGCATCATCAACATTCTCAATCTGCAATTCATCGCAAAGCTGTAAAATATAGACCAACGGGTCTTTAATCTTATTTCCCGAATTCTCTTTTTTAAATTCTTCAGTAAAAATCTTTGTCAGCAAAGGCTCGATTTCAAACTTTTGTTTTCTAAAATAATCTCCGTAATACACCACTAACTCTTCTGGCGGATTATCATATACAAACCATTTTAAAATTTTTCTAGTAATGAGATACGGAATGTTTTTCTGTTCGAAAATAATATCGACTAAATCATCTGCTTTCCAATTTCCGGTTTTCCCGAAATAGGTTTTATCACTATTATCTTCGATATTTTTTCTGTAAACAGCGCCGTCATCGCCAATATTCAAACCTGCCAAAGCTTTGGCGCCATTTTTAATATCATCTTCGGTATAATTTCCAATTCCAATGGTAAATAATTCGAGTAATTCACGGCTTAAGTTTTCGTTGATTTTACCTTTTTTATTATCGCCATTATCGAGATAGCGCACCATTGCATTCGATTTCAGAATCTGCTTGGTTAAATCTTTAAAATTTCCAAAAGCATTTTCGCGTAAAATCATATTGTGTTGGTAAATCCAGTAATTGATTTTTACTTTTTGAGAAGTGGAAACGAAATGATTGTGCCAAAAACAAACCATATTCTCGCGTAATGGAAATTTGTCATTACGCATTTTGGCAATCCACCACTTTTTAAGTGCGGCGGTTGCTTGATTTTCTTTTTTCTGAATTTCCTTTTTGGTTTCTGGATCTGAATTTTTGACTAATTCCCGAACTTGCTTAAGCTCTAAAGTGTTTTTAGGCTGATCTTGCAGAAACGCTGGCATTTCTGTGTCAAACTTTGAATCGTAAGAATGTTTTAGAAATTTTTCTAATCCGAGTTTTTCAATTGTTGAAGCTTGTTTTCCTGAAAAACCTAATCGAAGGGACCAAAGACTGCTTTTTTTCATCGTTCAGAAATTATTACAATAAGACTTGACTTTCTTTTAAAGGTTTAATTTTAAAAGATGCTAAGTCGCTAAGATTCTGAGGTGCTAAGTTTTAAAAGTCTTTGGTAATATTAGAACGGTGATTTTTTTGAGATATTGTTTATTTAATATTGAGCAGTCATAATCAGCCTGTGGTTTCAACCACGAGTTATGTTATTAGAAGCTCATCTATGAATTCTTTATTTTCACTAACATAAAGAAAATAATTACCTCTCTTAATCTGATTCTTGCGAAGTTCTAATTTGATCTCAATACAAGGAGTTGGAATAAAATCGTGGTCAATCAAAATAGAGATTGATTTTGAAACAATCATATCGAATTTAGTATCTTCATATATTGCTGAATTTATATTTTGAAAATATTCCAAAGCGAGATTGTAAAACTCTTTTTTATTCTGAAATATTCTTTCTAATAAATTCATTTATTTCAAATTATAATTTAATTGACAGCTCTAAATGACCTCCCAAACCAAGCTCTACAATTTTCTGCAGGGTCGAAAATTTAACTTCTTTTACGTTATTCTCAATCTTAGAAATATACGATTTTGTTGTTCCCGCTTTTAATGCAAGTTCTTCTTGAGTCATTCCTTTTTGAAGTCTGGCTTCCTGAAGCAATACCCCAATTTTAAAATTTTCATATCCCGATTCTAGTTCGTCTCGTTTTGGTGTTCCAATTTTTCCATAATGTTGCTCTTTAAACTCTTCTAAGGTTGTTAGGTTCTTATTTTTCGTTTTCATACTCCTTTTTAATTTTTAAAGCTTTTTTAATTTCTTTCTTTGGTGTTTTCTGAGTTTTCTTTTGAAATCCATTAGCTAATACAACTAATTTTCCCTCATCAAAAAAACAAAAAATTCTAAAAATATCATTTGCTTGTTGTATTCGAATTTCATAAAGTCCATCTGTGTTTTCAATAAATTTCAAATACGTTTCGGGAATTCTATCAAGCTCTTCAATTAAATTAATCGTCCAAACTATTTTTTGTTGAACTTTTTCTTTTTGTTTGACAAAAAATTCATTGAAATAATTTTTAAAAAAAATGACAGTTCTAATCTTTTGATTATAACTCATAAAGTACAAATGTATAAAAGTTGCACCAAAGTGCAACTAATTGATCCTAACATTTAAAAATAATTAAGCTTCTTCCCTATTTACAATATTTCGTAAAACATCAGTAATAGTAACGGAATTACTTTCTTCATATCCTAGTGCAATAGCTATTGCCTCTAGCGCACTCGGATATTTATCTGATGAGCTAACTGCCAATCCATTCTCTAAAATTTGATTTCTCTGTATTTGAATTGCTAGTGATAAAATTTCAAAATCTGATAGTTTAGAATATTCTTCTTTTAATTGTTTTGCAATTCTATTATACGTATCAATTTGCATTTTGATATTTGTATTATTTTTACTATTAAAAAACAAATATAAAATAAAAAAAAGCAGTTATCATTACAATAACTGCTTTTATATTTTTAAAGATCTAAAATCTAAAATTAACTTCCACACATTTCACAATCTTCAGGATCTGCTGCTTGAGCTTTTAAAAGCATAGCTTTGTAATCCTCAACACTGATTGCTTCAGTTTCTGTCACTAATGATGGAGCTGTTTCTTCTTTTTTATCATTGTTTAATGTGAATTTAATCGCATCTACAGCCGCTTTTGTTCTTAAGTAATACATTCCTGTTTTTAAACCTGACTGCCAAGCGTAGAAGTGCATTGACGTTAATTTAGAATAGTTGGCATCCTGCATGAACAAGTTCAATGATTGAGACTGGTCAATAAAATAACCTCTTTGACGAGACATATCGATAATATCTTTCATCGACATTTCCCAAACTGTTTTATAAAGATCTTTTAAGTCTTGCGGAATCTTATCTATATTTTGAACAGATCCGTTATGACGCATAATTTCTTGTTTCAAATCTTCGTTCCATAAACCTAATTTTACTAAATCTTCTAGTAAATGTTTATTTACTACGATGAACTCTCCAGACAATACACGACGTGTGTAAATGTTTGATGTATATGGTTCAAAAGCTTCGTTGTTTCCAAGAATTTGGGAAGTTGATGCTGTTGGCATTGGCGCAACCAATAATGAGTTACGAACTCCGTGTTCCATTACTTCTTTTCTTAATGAAGCCCAGTCCCAACGACCAGATAATTCTTCATCTTTCATACCCCACATGTTGTATTGAAATTCTCCTTGTGACATTGGAGAACCTTCAAATGTAGAATATGGACCTTCTTCTTTTGCCATTTCCATAGAAGCGGTTACTGCAGCGAAGTATAAGGTTTCGAAAATCTCTTGGTTTAATTTTTTAGCCTCATCGCTTGTAAAAGGCATACGTAACATAATGAAAGCATCTGCTAAACCTTGAACTCCTAATCCTACCGGACGGTGACGCATGTTTGAGTTTTCAGCTTCTTTTACTGGATAGTAGTTTCTGTCGATTACTTTGTTCAAGTTACGAGTTACACGTTTTGTAACATTGTAAAGCGCTTCGTGGTCGAATTTTCCGTTTTCAATAAACATTGGCAACGAAATAGAAGCTAGGTTACAAACTGCGATTTCATCTTTAGATGTAAACTCCATAATCTCTGTACACAAGTTCGAAGAACGAATTGTTCCCAAATTCTTGTGGTTCGATTTACGGTTTGCTGCATCTTTGTACAACATATATGGCGTTCCTGTCTCGATTTGAGATTCTAGGATTTTCTCCCACAACTCACGAGCGCGGATAGTTTTTCTACCTTTTCCTCTAAATTCGTAATCTGTATATAAAGCTTCGAATTCATCTCCGTAAACATCATATAACCCTGGACATTCGTTAGGACACATTAAAGTCCAAGTTGAATCTTCCTGAACACGTTTCATGAACAAATCTGATGTCCACATCGCGAAGAATAAATCTCTCGCACGCATTTCTTCTTTCCCTGTATTTTTCTTTAAATCCAAGAAATCAAAAATATCAGCATGCCAAGTTTCGATGTAAATGGCAAAACTTCCTTTACGTTTTCCTCCACCTTGATCTACGTAACGAGCCGTATCGTTGAAAACTCTCAACATCGGAACAATTCCGTTTGAAGTTCCGTTTGTACCACGGATGTAAGATCCTGTTGCACGAACGTTATGAATAGAAAGTCCAATTCCTCCCGCTGACTGCGAGATTTTTGCTGTTTGTTTTAATGTATCGTAAATACCATCAATACTGTCATCCTGCATTGCCAAAAGGAAACAAGAAGACATTTGAGGTTTTGGAGTTCCTGCATTGAACAACGTTGGCGTTGCATGCGTAAAGAACTTTTTAGACATTAAATCGTAAGTTTCAATAACCGATTTTAAATCGTCTAAGTGAATACCAACAGAAACACGCATTAACATGTGCTGTGGACGCTCTACGATTTTTCCGTTTATTTTAAGAAGATAAGAACGCTCTAAGGTTTTAAAACCAAAGTAATCGTAATTAAAATCTCTTGTGTAAATGATGTGAGAATCTAAAAAAGCAGCATTTTCCTGAATCACTTTATATACGTCATCAGCAATTAACGGCGCGTCTTGACCGTTTCTTGGGTTTACGTAGTGATACATATCTTTCATCGTTTCTGAGAAAGATTTTTTTGTATTAGAATGTAGATTTGAAATTGCCACACGAGCTGCTAATTGTGCATAATCCGGGTGAGCAATAGTCATAGATGCTGCAGTTTCTGCCGCAAGGTTATCCAATTCAGAAGTAGAAACTCCGTCATACAATCCTTCGATAACTCTCATCGCTACCTTTACCGGATCTACAAGCTCATTCAAGCCGTAGCACAATTTTTTGATTCTTTCTGTAATCTTATCAAACATTACGGGCTCTCTGTGGCCATCTCTTTTTACTACATACATAAGCTTACTAAATTTAGTTATTGAAAAAATGAAAGACACTAGAAAAACGGTTTCCAGCACTTAAACATTGCGTGTTTTTAAATTATTTTTTGAGAATTACCGAATTCTCAATAGTTACTCGTTTCAAATTCGAAAATCGAATTTAAATACGTCAAAAATTGTCATTGAATCTGCGATTTGGGAAAGAGATTCAACCTTAAAATATTCTGTTAATCTTTTTTTTCAGCACCTCTAGAAGAGTAGATGCTAAAAGTATTTTTGTTGTCTAAAAATCTGCATCAAATGAAATTTTCTGAGCATCGCTGTCTGTGTTCATCACACCAGATTTTTGATACTCGGCAACACGTTTTTCAAAGAAATTAGTTTTTCCTTGAAGAGAAATCATGTCCATGAAATCGAATGGATTCGCTGATCCGTAAACGCGCTCGCATCCTAATTCAACCAAAAGTCTATCGGCAACAAACTCTAAATACTGTGTCATTAAACCAGCATTCATACCAATTAAACTTACCGGAAGAGATTCAGTTACAAACTGTCTTTCGATATCTAGTGCATCAACAATAATTTCTTTAATTCTTTCTTTTGGCACTTTGTTTACCAAATGGTGATTGTGAAGGTGAACTGCAAAATCACAATGTACGCCTTCGTCACGCGAAATCAATTCATTAGAGAAAGTTAAACCTGGCATTAAACCGCGTTTTTTCAACCAATAAATTGAACAGAAAGCACCTGAGAAAAAGATTCCTTCAACTGCAGCAAAAGCTATAAGTCTTTCAGCAAACGAATCAGACTCGATCCATTTTAAAGCCCATTCTGCTTTTTTACCAATTGCAGGGAAAACTTCCAAAGCATTAAATAATTCTGCTTTTTCTGCTTCGTCTTTAACGTAAGTATCTATTAATAAAGAATAAGTCTCACTGTGAATATTCTCCATCATAATTTGGAATCCGTAGAAAAACTTCGCTTCTGCATATTGAACTTCATTTACAAAGTTCTCAGCAAGGTTTTCATTTACGATTCCGTCAGAAGCAGCAAAGAATGCTAAAATATGCTTAATGAAATATCTTTCATCATCATTCAGCTTATTATTCCAGTCTGTCAAATCTTGGTGTAAGTCAATTTCTTCAGCAGTCCAAAAACTTGCTTCCATTTTCTTGTACCATTCCCAAATATCATGATGTTTAATCGGAAAAATAACGAAGCGGTTTTTATTTTCTTGTAATATTGGTTCGATTTGTGACATGACAGATTCTGTTAATTTTTTTATTGAATTTTTACTGATTCAGTAGACTACAAAGATTGTCATTTAACGTCAAAAATGAAAGCCAAACTTATTCACAATTTGACGTAGTTTTTAACAACGTTAAATTTTCGAAACATTTTCATACAAATAACTAATTTACTGTAAATGAATTATTTAAACACAAGAGTTATCTCGTGAAGCCCCGTAAAATATAGACTTTTTAATATAAAAAGCAAGAGATTTAAAATAGTTTTAAAAAGTTTTTTTTGAGTCAAAACTTTATTCTTTTGAGTCAAAATATATAGTCAAAAAGACTATATAAGAATAGCCGATTTTCTAAGAATTTTTATGTTCTTCAGCCACTTTTTCAAGCTCCAAATACCAGTCTTCTCCAAAACGTCTTATCAACGCTTCTTTGACAAATTTATAAACTGGAACTTCCAATTCTTTTCCTAACGAACAAGCATCATCGCAAATATCCCATTTATCATAATTGACCGCAGCAAATTCTGTGAAGTCTTTTACACGAATTGGATATAAATGACAAGAAACTGGTTTTTTCCAATCTACAATTCCTTGGTTGTAAGCCTGCTCGATTCCGCAAAGCGCAGTTTTTCCATCAAAAATCACATAAGCACAATCTTTATTATCAATAAGCGGTGTTTCAAGATCACCATCGGTTCCGGTTACCCAAGTTCCTTGTGCTTCGATTGCTGCAATTCCTTCTTTTCGTAAAAAGGGTTTTACTTTTGGATAGATTTCTTCTAAGATTTTCGTTTCAGCCTCATTTAAAGGCGCGCCCGCATCTCCATCAACACAACAAGCCCCTTTACAAGCAGACAAGTTGCACACAAATTCTTTCTCCAGAATATCTTCTGAAATAATAGTTTTACCTAACTGAAACATGATATTAAAATACTCTAATTTATAAAGTGCAAAGATAGTCAAAGAAAGCAGATAAAATACTTTCAAATTTTTCTACAGGTTTGAAGGAAAATTTAACGCAGAGGACGCAAAGGTTTCCACAGAGTTACACAAAGTTTTATGGAGCAGAACTTTTTAAGTTCACAAGGTTTCAAGATCTAACTTTAAAATCTTTGTGTAACTCTGTGGAAAATCTTTGCGAATCTCTGTGGTAAAAAGAATCATTTGTTACAAATATCACTTTTTTAACAACTAAAACGTGTTTTTATAACAAAAGTGAATTGTATTGAAAAAACACCTAACTTTATTATCTACTTTTGCAGCAGTTTTTAATCCCTTAAAATCAAAGCGATATGTTAGATATAGACTTCAAAGAAATCATTACAGTTAGTATGGTGCTTTTTGCCGTAATTGATATTGTGGGTTCAATTCCTATTATTGTCAATCTACGCGCAAAAGTGGGACACATCGAATCTGAAAAAGCTTCTATTGTGGCTGGTGCTATTATGATTGTTTTCCTTTTTGTTGGAGAAGGCTTATTGAACCTTATAGGTATCGACGTGCATTCGTTTGCCGTTGCGGGTTCTTTTGTGTTGTTCTTTCTGGCATTAGAAATGATTTTAGGAATTAGAATTTATCGTGACGAAGAACCAGGTTCTGCTTCTATTGTTCCTCTAGCCTTTCCTTTAATCGCCGGCGCAGGAACTATGACGACTTTATTATCACTTCGATCTCAATTTCATACTATTAATATTATTATCGCGATTGTACTTAATATTATATTGGTTTATGTTGTTCTAAAATCGTCTAAAAAGATTGAAACTTTGTTAGGAGAAAACGGACTTGGAGTAGTTCGTAAGACGTTTGGGGTGATACTTTTAGCAATTGCTGTTAAATTATTCGCTGCTAATGTTAAAGGTTTGTTTGTCTAAATTTTATTTTTATAAATTTACCCCGTAAAATATTCTAAAATACAA contains:
- a CDS encoding DUF1501 domain-containing protein, which codes for MNRRNFLTLTGTFTGGMLVLPSFLHAFGSQPNLVIGEQCIVFVQLNGGNDGLNTFIPYDDPLYYELRTKIALNKDAVVGKNNGMAFHPSLRNFAQMQQNGDLTVIQNVGYPEPIRSHFRSQEIWQTATDSNKYINEGWLGRFLDLQCNGHQATAGINLDSIDNLALKGVEPNFITVKDPDRFKVKSKEENVTLSKNPHLDFVRKIANSVTEGSDEIQKALAKSKTEISYPKTELSKNLEWIARLIKGNLNSKVYYTSLNGFDTHDNQLSIHERKLTDLNDSIYSFYSDLKEAQLLQNVTVVVFSEFGRRVKDNGNGTDHGTAAPMFIIGGNNKGTILGKNPNLADLDNGDLKHEIDFRSVYASLLKEKMNFDYSKIGIANKPVSGLFA
- a CDS encoding DUF1800 domain-containing protein; the encoded protein is MKKSSLWSLRLGFSGKQASTIEKLGLEKFLKHSYDSKFDTEMPAFLQDQPKNTLELKQVRELVKNSDPETKKEIQKKENQATAALKKWWIAKMRNDKFPLRENMVCFWHNHFVSTSQKVKINYWIYQHNMILRENAFGNFKDLTKQILKSNAMVRYLDNGDNKKGKINENLSRELLELFTIGIGNYTEDDIKNGAKALAGLNIGDDGAVYRKNIEDNSDKTYFGKTGNWKADDLVDIIFEQKNIPYLITRKILKWFVYDNPPEELVVYYGDYFRKQKFEIEPLLTKIFTEEFKKENSGNKIKDPLVYILQLCDELQIENVDDAAIMAFIKQQGMDLYNQINVKGWDGGNSWLTSQIYLQRNNTSDLLCSGKSLNRKVLKTMVNGVEKEKSEYEKTAVKVVFDSDGNNKTIISELSERLLFSVSNSAQKDMENLLKYDFDPKDPHADFAVVRVFNYITKLPEYQLI
- a CDS encoding helix-turn-helix transcriptional regulator — translated: MKTKNKNLTTLEEFKEQHYGKIGTPKRDELESGYENFKIGVLLQEARLQKGMTQEELALKAGTTKSYISKIENNVKEVKFSTLQKIVELGLGGHLELSIKL
- a CDS encoding type II toxin-antitoxin system RelE/ParE family toxin, translating into MSYNQKIRTVIFFKNYFNEFFVKQKEKVQQKIVWTINLIEELDRIPETYLKFIENTDGLYEIRIQQANDIFRIFCFFDEGKLVVLANGFQKKTQKTPKKEIKKALKIKKEYENEK
- a CDS encoding histidine kinase; translation: MQIDTYNRIAKQLKEEYSKLSDFEILSLAIQIQRNQILENGLAVSSSDKYPSALEAIAIALGYEESNSVTITDVLRNIVNREEA
- a CDS encoding ribonucleoside-diphosphate reductase subunit alpha produces the protein MYVVKRDGHREPVMFDKITERIKKLCYGLNELVDPVKVAMRVIEGLYDGVSTSELDNLAAETAASMTIAHPDYAQLAARVAISNLHSNTKKSFSETMKDMYHYVNPRNGQDAPLIADDVYKVIQENAAFLDSHIIYTRDFNYDYFGFKTLERSYLLKINGKIVERPQHMLMRVSVGIHLDDLKSVIETYDLMSKKFFTHATPTLFNAGTPKPQMSSCFLLAMQDDSIDGIYDTLKQTAKISQSAGGIGLSIHNVRATGSYIRGTNGTSNGIVPMLRVFNDTARYVDQGGGKRKGSFAIYIETWHADIFDFLDLKKNTGKEEMRARDLFFAMWTSDLFMKRVQEDSTWTLMCPNECPGLYDVYGDEFEALYTDYEFRGKGRKTIRARELWEKILESQIETGTPYMLYKDAANRKSNHKNLGTIRSSNLCTEIMEFTSKDEIAVCNLASISLPMFIENGKFDHEALYNVTKRVTRNLNKVIDRNYYPVKEAENSNMRHRPVGLGVQGLADAFIMLRMPFTSDEAKKLNQEIFETLYFAAVTASMEMAKEEGPYSTFEGSPMSQGEFQYNMWGMKDEELSGRWDWASLRKEVMEHGVRNSLLVAPMPTASTSQILGNNEAFEPYTSNIYTRRVLSGEFIVVNKHLLEDLVKLGLWNEDLKQEIMRHNGSVQNIDKIPQDLKDLYKTVWEMSMKDIIDMSRQRGYFIDQSQSLNLFMQDANYSKLTSMHFYAWQSGLKTGMYYLRTKAAVDAIKFTLNNDKKEETAPSLVTETEAISVEDYKAMLLKAQAADPEDCEMCGS
- a CDS encoding ribonucleotide-diphosphate reductase subunit beta translates to MSQIEPILQENKNRFVIFPIKHHDIWEWYKKMEASFWTAEEIDLHQDLTDWNNKLNDDERYFIKHILAFFAASDGIVNENLAENFVNEVQYAEAKFFYGFQIMMENIHSETYSLLIDTYVKDEAEKAELFNALEVFPAIGKKAEWALKWIESDSFAERLIAFAAVEGIFFSGAFCSIYWLKKRGLMPGLTFSNELISRDEGVHCDFAVHLHNHHLVNKVPKERIKEIIVDALDIERQFVTESLPVSLIGMNAGLMTQYLEFVADRLLVELGCERVYGSANPFDFMDMISLQGKTNFFEKRVAEYQKSGVMNTDSDAQKISFDADF
- a CDS encoding DUF3109 family protein, with amino-acid sequence MFQLGKTIISEDILEKEFVCNLSACKGACCVDGDAGAPLNEAETKILEEIYPKVKPFLRKEGIAAIEAQGTWVTGTDGDLETPLIDNKDCAYVIFDGKTALCGIEQAYNQGIVDWKKPVSCHLYPIRVKDFTEFAAVNYDKWDICDDACSLGKELEVPVYKFVKEALIRRFGEDWYLELEKVAEEHKNS
- a CDS encoding MarC family protein, with product MLDIDFKEIITVSMVLFAVIDIVGSIPIIVNLRAKVGHIESEKASIVAGAIMIVFLFVGEGLLNLIGIDVHSFAVAGSFVLFFLALEMILGIRIYRDEEPGSASIVPLAFPLIAGAGTMTTLLSLRSQFHTINIIIAIVLNIILVYVVLKSSKKIETLLGENGLGVVRKTFGVILLAIAVKLFAANVKGLFV